The Siniperca chuatsi isolate FFG_IHB_CAS linkage group LG9, ASM2008510v1, whole genome shotgun sequence genome includes a region encoding these proteins:
- the LOC122882158 gene encoding histone-lysine N-methyltransferase ASH1L-like isoform X2, producing the protein MDQRVKGGTPPTTNSTLDPTSAPEDSEQDQGAEKKRRGEGENGDLGEKEEEKRGAGKKREGDKGAVLELLIEGRCGSTGQQQLQISGRETSCPEGNVRLRIGLQAKRTKKPPKILESYVCKPTIRTYQRQGRGGLLRGDGEGGVGQQSKTSSTPDEATRDQRSGFDAVQATSKQTASAASPPLASSSLSSSSSSSSSQPLSLSSTFTTPASVPAITSQGTKSAKQVPIKLAHNTEVNSNGSSERVKKEKLSSVNGQPVSAGHKPCSPTTDQTASTTPSIPCIEAPETRNEGKTSKKHNGLVQTTKQKGLSNGKGSANILGTSTSSKIKVGKHSSSSSVCSVDSSTRPPVSTSSHKELSMSNKSRPDSPSSPSVTPKPQSSPTVDLSSAQSQDQDTCQQPPLEKKREKDRKAKKEKRKDKKSKRDRLEAEKAKSESRKEEGKKKKKEKGKDGKSRHGKEKNERHKTDDTRRDELKIERGKAEKKRDKLSPDRQRTEDNNVKCGETVDSGKLDKTCKVVNPGRPDEIDKTDDSCKPVKQAEPATTTGDTSKSKEQDVSRHSAVPPSHPSSSAPPSLPTPSARAPVSPTSFPQEQDSRPLKKRKARRPSWTKLVHRAQRAENQEAPSDSQPNPLLSFPQNPKTSLPAKATIQQTDESHPSSSSSLTSSSSPFTSATKPPSPKHSHPTSDPSPPASRCPITPARKRGRPKSHSSSLDEPPPRLSPNSIPTEVPLLGCDGIQKDPVLEPSPILQCAAQSKSSPKKRGRPPKRPLPEDQSRDALNRTDDAERSKDFHPPEKGNRQLKIRRLINEMKKRKKRRLHKVMLSGYVGKEGRGGGAADGETSLRMCKSIEATTVHTLSALSSSFGSKLGPQINVSKRGTIYMGKRRGRKPKAQTASTAQTNFQNSTQSSLFTNPSETSLFSNQPQPPPSHPFPSPSLTHSSGAQSPYSEGSLTEPTSSLLFPHPFSLPSPSSSCTSPRPPSCSSLSPFVKKSCPCQGRHHFPFQQSSCKLSCPTPPMHHTPGSPGHLKEATPSPRSESHSEETLPSDSGIGTDNNSVSERGEMRGARGMLRLGQGSGVILGGQRHPSTLVDRPSPVSSPLSHMARHTNPITDSTTLERHRDRHRHRRRDYDCSSSCTCLCPCPGHNKCTHSDYYPCLGHNALKRQKNKHKKKHQQLHMQDPEFLAELEDLIGQFSEVHIGRRGWARTRLGHGFEGSGNAAGGRRHHSSHSLRSNIFRINLNGFYSPHPSSYSANPSFSPQPFYPCQPVHCNRKPDRRQCGCPSKFQETIENMGFYSSYPPATTLYHHLPSSYPLPSPHQYASHQPHHAHFLLNPARFHRRRSRLLREGALGGEVEGDIVGGSGGGPHLSSGFTSSLSCGCGRSEHKHKHKHRHRHCERDMDDEEELHEDEEEDEMEREGLASSKPRSGFILGQAEGGRKGARGMGNMLSKESPWLCENGNDSFSSCTAATSSSSSAERYKHTSLTSLGLGSSHLSSFGGSWGVLGQSWAKFGGLGGTGFGNSNPSWRGFTGEQHTGRLIASDGEDEDGEDIQESHLYRTSPSPTHTNLFTFAAMATGGRGLRSGLAGRNPGTGDRSWRRDEPAWTERREAGLQGDSRSRGQQKSVPMPDSVAGKNKRRPGRPRKHPLPSTVSSPMHLSAAPSMSSPDLLPGYSHNRDGREVGGRKEERGPERDRGGDTVQQVTELELQARRKRGRKRKHGDSPCHQSTVC; encoded by the exons ATGGACCAGAGAGTGAAGGGGGGAACCCCTCCAACCACAAACTCCACTCTGGACCCCACCTCTGCACCTGAAGACTCTGAACAGGACCAaggagcagagaaaaagaggagaggtgaAGGGGAGAATGGAGATCTaggggaaaaagaggaggaaaaaagaggagcagggaaaaagagagaaggagacaagGGGGCAGTGCTGGAGTTGCTCATTGAGGGGCGCTGTGGAAGCACAGGGCAGCAACAGCTTCAGATCTCTGGCAGAGAGACAAGCTGCCCTGAGGGGAATGTACGACTGCGGATTGGACTCCAGGCCAAACGCACCAAGAAACCGCCCAAGATCTTAGAGAGCTACGTCTGCAAGCCCACCATCAGGACCTATCAGAGACAAGGCAGGGGGGGACTGCTGAGGGGGGATGGAGAAGGAGGAGTGGGCCAGCAGAGCAAAACCAGCTCTACTCCAGATGAGGCAACCAGAGATCAACGCTCAGGCTTTGATGCTGTCCAGGCCACATCCAAACAAACTGCATCTGCTGCTTCACCACCACTTGCATCGTCATCAttatcatcgtcatcatcatcttcgTCATCGCAGCCACTGTCGTTATCATCAACATTTACTACCCCAGCCTCAGTCCCTGCCATAACCAGCCAAGGGACCAAGTCTGCCAAACAG GTTCCTATCAAACTGGCCCATAATACAGAGGTGAATTCAAATGGCTCGTCTGAGAGAGTGAAGAAAGAGAAGCTTTCTAGTGTTAATGGCCAGCCTGTTTCTGCAGGACACAAACCTTGCTCACCCACAACAGACCAGACAGCTTCAACTACTCCTTCCATCCCATGCATCGAAGCCCCAGAAACCAGAAATGAAGGAAAGACTTCCAAGAAACATAATGGTTTGGtacagacaacaaaacagaaggGACTATCGAATGGGAAAGGCTCTGCCAACATCCTTGGCACTTCCACCTCTTCAAAAATCAAAGTTGGAAAACACAGCAGTTCCTCCTCTGTTTGTTCCGTGGACTCCTCGACAAGACCTCCAGTCTCCACCAGCTCTCATAAAGAACTTAGCATGTCCAATAAAAGTAGGCCAgactctccttcctctccctcagtCACACCTAAACCACAGTCCTCCCCCACTGTGGATCTCTCCTCTGCCCAATCCCAAGATCAGGACACCTGTCAGCAGCCCCCactagagaaaaagagagagaaagacaggaaagcaaagaaagagaaacgGAAAGACAAAAAATCTAAGCGAGATAGATTGGAGGCTGAAAAGGCAAAGAGTGAGAGCAGAAAGGAGGAaggcaagaagaagaaaaaggagaaagggaAAGATGGAAAATCAAGACACGgtaaagaaaagaatgaaagacATAAGACTGATGATACGAGGAGGGATGAACTAAAGATTGAAAGAGGAAAGGCTGAGAAAAAGAGGGATAAGCTTAGCCCAGACAGGCAAAGAACAGAGGATAATAATGTGAAATGTGGTGAAACAGTTGATAGTGGTAAACTAGATAAAACCTGTAAAGTAGTGAATCCAGGCAGACCAGATGAGATAGACAAGACAGATGACAGTTGCAAGCCAGTTAAACAAGCTGAgccagcaacaacaacaggtgACACCAGTAAATCAAAAGAACAAGATGTCTCAAGACATTCAGCTGTGCCTCCAAGCCACCCCTCATCTTCtgctcctccctctctgcccaCTCCTTCTGCCCGTGCCCCCGTTTCTCCCACTTCTTTCCCCCAAGAGCAGGACAGCCGACCGCTAAAGAAACGTAAAGCCAGGCGGCCCAGCTGGACCAAGCTGGTGCACCGGGCTCAGAGAGCGGAAAATCAGGAAGCCCCTTCAGATTCCCAACCTAATCCTTTACTAAGTTTCCCCCAGAACCCCAAGACATCCCTTCCTGCCAAGGCCACTATTCAGCAGACTGATGAGTCACACCCATCTTCCTCTAGCTCCTTAACCAGCAGCTCCTCGCCTTTCACTTCTGCAACCAAACCTCCATCCCCAAAGCACAGTCACCCCACATCAGACCCTAGCCCCCCTGCTTCCAGATGCCCTATAACCCCTGCCCGAAAAAGGGGCCGCCCTAAATCCCACAGCTCTAGCTTAGATGAACCTCCCCCTAGACTTTCACCAAACTCTATCCCAACTGAGGTGCCTCTTCTGGGGTGTGACGGAATTCAGAAAGACCCTGTGCTGGAGCCAAGTCCAATACTGCAGTGTGCCGCTCAGTCTAAATCCAGCCCCAAGAAGCGTGGCCGTCCACCCAAACGGCCCCTCCCAGAGGACCAGAGCAGAGATGCACTTAATCGAACTGATGATGCAGAGAGGAGTAAAGATTTTCATCCTCCTGAAAAGGGGAACAGGCAGCTAAAGATCAGGAGGCTGATTAAtgagatgaagaaaagaaagaagagaagactTCACAAGGTAATGCTGTCTGGGTATGtgggaaaggaaggaaggggaggaggggcAGCAGATGGTGAGACCTCTCTGAGAATGTGTAAATCGATAGAGGCTACAACAGTACACACGCTCTCAGCCCTGTCATCCTCTTTTGGGAGTAAGCTGGGCCCTCAGATAAATGTGAGCAAGAGAGGGACCATCTACATGGGCAAGAGGCGAGGACGCAAGCCTAAAGCCCAAACAGCTTCAACAGCCCAAACAAACTTCCAGAACTCCACTCAGTCGTCTCTGTTTACCAATCCCTCTGAAACATCTCTCTTCTCTAACCAACCCCAGCCTCCTCCCTCTCACCCATTTCCCTCCCCATCTCTTACCCACTCCAGTGGGGCCCAGAGCCCTTATAGTGAAGGCAGTCTCACAGAACCAACATCCTCCCTACTTTTTCCtcaccctttctctctcccttccccATCATCCTCCTGTACCTCCCCCCGCCCACCCTCCtgctcatccctctctccctttgtgAAGAAGAGTTGTCCATGTCAGGGAAGGCATCACTTCCCCTTTCAGCAGTCTTCATGTAAGCTCTCCTGTCCCACCCCTCCAATGCATCACACACCTGGCTCTCCTGGCCACCTGAAAGAGGCCACCCCCTCCCCCAGGAGTGAATCACACAGCGAAGAAACACTGCCTAGCGATAGCGGGATTGGAACGGATAACAACAGTGTTTCTGAGCGAGGGGAGATGAGGGGAGCTCGAGGCATGCTCAGGTTGGGTCAGGGGTCAGGAGTGATTCTGGGGGGTCAAAGGCACCCCTCCACACTTGTGGACCGTCCCTCTCCTGTCTCTTCACCCCTCTCTCACATGGCCAGACACACAAACCCCATCACTGACTCAACTACTTTGGAGcggcacagagacagacatagGCACAGGCGGAGGGATTATGACTGTTCCTCCTCCTGTACTTGCTTGTGCCCCTGCCCAGGACACAACAAGTGCACTCATTCGGACTATTACCCTTGCCTTGGGCACAATGcactgaagagacagaaaaataaacataagaaGAAGCACCAGCAGCTGCACATGCAGGATCCAGAGTTTCTGGCTGAACTAGAAGATCTAATTGGTCAGTTCAGTGAGGTGCATATTGGACGTCGAGGTTGGGCGAGGACAAGACTGGGACACGGCTTTGAGGGGAGTGGGAATGCAGCTGGAGGAAGGCGCCATCACTCCTCCCATTCTCTCCGCTCCAACATCTTCAGGATCAATCTGAATGGCTTCTACTCGCCTCACCCTTCATCTTACTCTGCTAatccctccttctcccctcaGCCTTTCTACCCCTGCCAGCCTGTGCATTGTAACAGGAAGCCAGACCGCAGGCAATGTGGTTGCCCGTCAAAGTTCCAGGAGACTATTGAAAATATGGGCTTTTACAGCAGCTATCCCCCAGCCACGACACTTTATCATCATCTCCCTAGCTCCTACCCACTTCCCTCTCCACACCAGTATGCCTCCCATCAGCCCCATCATGCACACTTCCTCCTCAACCCCGCCAGATTCCACAGGCGGAGGAGCAGGTTGCTGAGGGAGGGAGCTTTAGGAGGAGAGGTTGAGGGAGATATAGTAGGAGGCAGTGGAGGAGGCCCACACCTCAGCTCAGGGTTCACATCCAGCCTCTCCTGTGGCTGTGGTAGGAgcgaacacaaacacaagcataaACACCGTCACAGGCACTGCGAGCGAGACATGGATGACGAGGAGGAGTTacatgaggatgaggaggaagatgaaatggagagagaggggttagCCAGTTCAAAGCCAAGGTCAGGGTTCATTTTGGGGCAAgcagaaggaggaaggaaaggggCAAGAGGAATGGGTAATATGCTGTCTAAAGAATCGCCTTGGTTATGTGAGAATGGAAATGATTCCTTCTCCTCTTGCACTGCTgccacatcatcatcatcttcagcagagaggtacaaacacacatccctCACCTCACTGGGGCTGGGTTCGTCTCACCTGTCTTCATTTGGAGGCAGCTGGGGCGTCCTGGGCCAGAGCTGGGCGAAATTCGGGGGCCTGGGAGGGACAGGATTTGGAAACTCCAACCCCAGCTGGAGAGGCTTCACTGGGGAGCAACATACAGGCAGACTGATTGCATCAGATGGAGAGGATGAAGATGGTGAGGACATTCAAGAGTCACACCTGTACAGGACGTCCCCATCCCCAACacacaccaacctgttcacatttgctgccatggcaacagggGGGAGGGGTCTGAGGAGCGGATTGGCCGGTAGGAATCCAGGAACGGGAGACAGGTCATGGAGGAGAGATGAGCCAGcatggacagagaggagagaagcag GTTTACAAGGTGACTCAAGAAGCCGGGGGCAGCAGAAAAGTGTGCCAATGCCAGACAGTGTGGcagggaaaaacaaaagaaggcCAGGACGGCCCAGAAAGCACCCACTGCCCTCCACTGTATCCTCCCCCATGCACTTATCTGCAGCTCCCTCCATGTCATCACCTGACCTCTTGCCAGGATACAGCCACAACAGAGATGGGAGAGAAGtgggagggagaaaagaagaaagagggcCAGAGAGAGATCGAGGAGGCGATACAGTGCAGCAGGTGACTGAGTTGGAGCTGCAGgccaggaggaaaagaggacGGAAGAGAAAACATGGTGACTCTCCTTGTCATCAGAG CACTGTGTGCTAA